The genomic DNA TTAGATGCATCAATACAACTTATCTATGGCAGAACGGGAAGCCATCAAtatgtgcgcttaaaaagtgccGGTGAGTTAAGGAACCCAATGAACCGAAGCACATTTTCACATCAAATTGCAGGCACGTAAGCCCACGATAACCAAAATGTGCCGCTTGCCTTTGACTCAACAGGAAGTATGCACTTGCTTGAGTGACTGTGACATGATTttgtgaaaaaatatatatacgtatatattGATTTTGACCCCTTAGGCGCAGAGCCCAACTGGCTTAAAGACGGCCCTGCTtcctgatccagtgggagccGTCCCAGGCTGGTAGATCCCCAGTCCTTGCCCCTTTCCAAGCCAACCGAGCCCCTAGTTGTGTGGCCCTACCTCTTCGGCGCGCCCACCGGCCCCCTGTTTCCGCAGCTCCTCCAGCTCCCTTTTCAGGCTGTCCCTCTCCATCTTCAGGGCCTCCACAGCCAGGTTGCTCTCATTCACTAGTgcctccagcatctccagcacGCTGACTATCTTGAACTGCAGCCGGGTGACCCCGGAGGACACCTCCATGGGGGGCTGGCTGCTGATCTGGTGCAGCTCCCTTCCCAGGATGTAAGAGATGTCATAGACGTCCTCAGCAGTCAGCTGGAAGGGATCCTTTCCAAAGACACTGTCTGGCTtgcagctgccttcctcctcttcctcttcctcctcctgggtCTGTTCAGCTTGCATGCCAGGCGATGAGCTTCCGAAGTCTTGAAAGATCCAACTGAAAAGGAAGGCAGAGAATCAAGAGGAAGGTTTCCTGGGCCAGATTCCTTTCCAGGCTGTTGCAAAATACACTCAGAGCAGTTTACAACTCCCAGTAACTTCCTTCCCCCTTCGAAAGTTTCACCAGTGAGCAAATCCCTCCAATCTGCCTTTAGGGGAAGCTCAGGCAGACCCAATCAAAGGCTAGAGGGAGAGGTGGAGCTAGGCGGAAAGTAACCATGGAGCTGTAGTaggggaaggctgcaacccagGAGTAACTGTCTGGGGCAGTAGTGACAGCTACTTTTCATTTTTTGAATGAGTTACAACTCCCTGATGGAAAGTAACTGAAACTACTTTGGCAGGTCCTGAATGATTGCAGTTTAAAGGCTGACAATATAACACAAAAATAGTTTATGCTGAGTTTTTGTAATggttcttatacaattcagaggagCTGATCCCCACTGTAAGCTTAGCTTTTTTGTATCATCCAAATTATCTTAAATATCCAAATTATCTTAAATTATCTTAAATTATTAGATAATTATTATTATCTTACATATTGTATTATCATCGAGCcctgcgattttcaacctttttcatcccatgacacattgacaaggcaccaaaattgacaaggcacaccataccgctggggggggctcacatcccccaagggccctactaatagatgaccctcccccaagtACCCGTGGCACACTTGAGGGCCATTCACGCACACCAATACGCCATgggacactggttgaaaatcgctgatctgtCCCGTTGCTTTGTAATACACTCCCTGTTATATAACTGCATATAGGATAAACTGTGGCTGAACGATGGGTGCTGTGTTAGAAGCATTTCTGAAATCCtcgcaccaaaattaataaagaaacactgaaatattcagataaacataaAATGGTTCCAATTTTGTTACACGTGGTAATAATTGCTTTCACCCACTAGGAAAAACTTGACTGGCACAGGTGATTTGAAGACAATAAAATTCTACAGtccaaattatatatatatatatatatatatagagagagagagagagagagagagagagagagagagagagaatttgaactatatgcattatttatttatataccacttttcaacaaagtggtttacagagaaaatcaacaaACTAaaggctccctgttccaaaagggctacCAATCTAATATATGTATTAGAATCAATATATATTAACAATTGGTTGGTATAGATTATATATTAACAATCTATCAATTTTTGTTCGATTATATACTAACAATCTATCAATCTATATTGATAGATCTATATTGAAACAATCTTTATTAACAATCTTttattcttatatatatatatatatatatatatatatataaatagatagatagatagatagatctataTTGAAACAATATTGAAACAATCTCTATTAACAATCTTTTATTCTtataagaatttatttattttataagaaTAAAAGATTGTTAATAGAGATTGTTTCAATATTGTTTCAAtatagatctatctatctatctatctatctatctatctatctatctatctatctatctatatatatatatatatatatatatataagaataaAAGATTGTTAATAGAGATTGTTTCAATATAGatctatctatatatctatatctatatatatctatatatctatatatctatatatctatataaaagaatatatatatatataagaataaAAGATTGTTAATATGGATTGTTTCAatatagatgtgtgtgtgtgtgtgtgtgtgtgtgtgtgtgtgtgtgtgtatagcaaTATGTAtcaatatgtatgtatatatatatgataaTTTTGAATGCCCAGCAGGGAGAATGCTGCTTTGAATGACCAGCAGGGAGAAAAAGCTGGGTAgaaatctgcaaataaataaataaataaataaatagagtgcacttggggtgggggggaggtgtcttAGAAAGCAGCTTTTGAAATCTGGTGACATACTCAGTCCCTGCCACCAGGGGGCGCCTGCTGAGCACCTAATAGGCAAAACGCATGTTCATTTCCAGGGTTGCAGATTCACAGCTGGGCTTGAATGGACCAGCTCTTGGCAATGGCTTTTATTTAAAAAGCATCCCTGTTAAAATCCCTTTTTTTCTAGAGATCCAAGGAATCTACTACTGCTGGAGAAggatcacatttttttcttttggactCTGGTGAATCATCTGCTGCAGATAAGAAACTACCTGCTGTGTGCTGTTGGGGCGGACTGGAGAGTTGTAGCAGCAGAGGGTGAGTGTGGGTGTCTTCTTTGCAAAGattctggggggaggcagggggtgctgGCTTCTGTGCAGGCCTCTCCAAGCTGCAGATGGGATGCTCCAAGGTTTTgcctgggagggtggggaggtctGGGAGCAATAAGCAACATTCCCTTGTGGGGTCTCTCAGGAGCTCTGTAGAGCCTCCAAGATCAGGAGCAGTCGATCTGCACGccagttgcagggagccccagcaCTTTTCCCTGCATGCTGGGCCTGTGAGtgtcctggaagcatctggtagACAGACTTCCTGCAAACTTTACAAATGTCCCACTTCGAAGGAAATTTGGTCCACTTGGACCTGACTGCTGGGGTGCCCCTGCTCCGCCAGTTCCAGAGCTCTTATGCCTTGCAAaatatgcagggggtggacagatggatgctcttttcacttttgcacagcaccagaaccaggggacagccgctaAAATGGAGTGTCCGAGAGCTAGaacaagacaaaagaaaatatttcttgacccagcatgtaattagtctgtgggattccttgccacaggatgtgggggtggcgtctggcccagatgccttcaCGGGGGAGGGGAGTCATCactgttacaagccatgatgggtatgtgcaacctcctgggtttagaagtacataagaacagcgccactagatcaagccataggcccatctagtccagcttcctgtatctcacagcggcccaccaaatgccccagggagcacaccagataacaagaagatctgcaaggcttcctgggaattgtagttaagaacataagaacagccccactggatcaggccagaggcccatctagtccagcttcctgtatctcacagcggcccaccagggagcacaccagatcacaagagacctctgAATCCTACTGAacaagtaggctgtctctgaatccAGCTGCAAGAAAGTGGGAACAGGATACAGgcctcttgttgtcctgtgtgctccctggtgggtcactgcgagatacaggaaactgggcccttggcttgatccagcagggttatTCCTATGTCATATGCAAAGGAGTCTTAGTTGGGTGAGGACTCGTACTGGGGGCACGTACTCTCCTGTGGAGCAGGTGTATTAAACATTGCTCACATTGCAAACCACCAGGTTTGCCCCTCTAATCGGCTGGCTTAGCGGTGCCAACGCTGGCAAGGCAGTGGCGTTCCAGGGTTGCCGATAAGGATTTTTCCTAGCCTTAGCTGAAGACTCCACCGGGGTTtgattctgcatgaaaagcaggcACTTGCTGTACTGAGTGCCAGGATCTCCCTTCGGTGTGTTCTGGACTACATGAACAGAGGCTGCGCATGAAAATACACCCAGGACCCCTTTGCAGCTGTGTGTTACTGGGGGAAGACTTTatatactgattcaagcagcttcctcctgaggaagccgaCGCCATGGCTTCATCACCAGGAAGCAAtgtcatttttggattcagcagccCAAAATATCCTAAAGTCATTCAAAGAATCCTTGGCaactaaagggttttttttttttttttgtaggcctgtataataaatgggtagaggtgtttgaaaatggtgccattttactcagaagtaagcccattgtggtCAGTATGgtttagactgtaatcctatggTATTCAACAAAAAACGAACACTTCTATAaatgggttttttgggggggagggggtgctttctTTTCCCCAGACAATGAACGAGTGGGCACCCATCGCAAAAGATTATGATCCCCTCAAAGCAGGAAGCATTGACGGCACCGATGAGGAACCCCACGACCGCGCCGTCTGGAGGGCTATGGTGGCACGCTATGTGCCCAATCGGGGTGTTTCGGGAGACCCCCACCTCACGCTGTTTGTCGCAAGACTCAACTTGCAAACGACAGAGGACAAGTTAAAGGAAGTCTTTTCCCGCTATGGGGAGATCCGGAAGATGCGCCTGGTTCGAGATTTGGTCACGGGCTTCTCCAAGGGCTATGCATTCATCGAGTACAAAGAGGAGCGGGCACTGTTAAAAGCCCACAGAGATGCCAACAAGCTGGTCATCGACCAGCGAGAAGTATTTGTTGACTTTGAGCTGGAAAGGACTCTCAAGGGATGGATTCCGCGCCGGCTCGGCGGCGGCTTTGGGGGCAAAAAGGAGTCTGGGCAGCTGCGGTTCGGAGGCAGGGACAGGCCTTTCCGGAAGCCCATTTTGCCCGCTATGAAGAGTGACTTCTATGGAGACGGTCCAGCGGAGAAAAGAGAGCGGACGTGGTCAAGGGAGGGGGCAAGGGACTGGAAATCGAGGGATCGCGATCACGAGAGGAGCAGGGAGCCGAGGCGGTCGGAAAGGGAGCGGTTTCGGGGATGGGGGGAAAGCGAGAGGGACCGAGAGTGGCATTCGAGGGAGGAGCGGGGCAGAGGCAGAGAAGGGAGAGACAAGGAGCGGGAAGATTGGAGCAGAGACCGTTATTCAAAGAAGCAGAGGGATGAAGATAGGCATTGAGGAAACCGCCAATGCAGTTGACCAAAGACAAGAGGACTATGGGAAAGTGTGGCTCTCTCCAAATGTGTGATTCATTATTCAGTTTTGGGTTTCTAGTCTGTAAGAAAacggagattggggggggggaagaagaccAACTTTGGGCCAATTCACATGACTGTTTTGACATGGACCCCCAATGAGGCCATCTGGAGTTTCCATGTTCTGGTCCTAGCCTCTTGTCTTGCAAAGTTTGTTTTCCAAGTAAAGGTTTTGGTTCGCTGGAGCTCGGCCCACCGTTCAGATTTTTTAAGGACACGACCAGCTAGGCTCTCAACCCGTTGGCTACTTGCCCTGCGCAAGGAAACAGAGGTCTGGGTGAAAGAATTCCACGTGTTGTTGACATTGTTTAGGTAGACGtttggctgtggctctccaatAACAGATATTGAAAACCTCTCGTTAAATCAGAAATAGTTTATTTAGAATATTAAAAAGATCTACAGTTGGCATTGCCCTCTAACGTCCTCCCACCCTCTACCAAACCTCGTTTATTGCCTTTTGACTTTACGACACCCTGAATCTTTAAAGACATGTTCATTTCCTTGCATATGCTACAGTTGCATCCTTTCTCTTGCCTATCCGTTGGGCTGTTCCAGTCAAAACTGTGGCCAGGAAATGCAGAAAGAGTTAGTAGTTGAATAGGAACGAATTTACTAGAGCATTGACCACCTAGAGGGAGACCAAAACCGTGTCCTGTTCTTGCTTTGTGCTGGGACCGAAAATTGGCCAAAACACACAATATTAGACATAATGCAACACCCTGCTAACAACTTCAATGTATGTATCATTACATACTTTTATGAACCCACAACGTGAGAGTTGGCAGGGGATTTAACTTCCTGAGATACTCAGCTACCAGTTTGGATAAAAAGCAAGATTCTAGTCCACAAGATTGGAGATAAACATGTTGGCAGTACTTCTGCTATTCTTGGAGGATTTAGAAAGCGAGGGCTATAATTCTTAGAGGGCAAGAAAGGAAGATATAAACCAACACTGACATTCATGGTGGAAGCTTTTGGGCATAAATAAGGAGCCAGCATAATAAAGTGATGGGGAAGGATTGTTGGTGATGACAGATCCCAAAGGCAAATGGAGATGCAGTGGCAGGGTTGCCAACTTCCATTTCTTGCtgggctcctgtacctttagcaGCTGCGGGAGGTGCAGCTtcactgcattgcagctgtatacTGGACATCATGCCCATTGCTGAGTCCTAAGCCTTCTTACTCAAAAACAAACTGCTTCAGAGGTTTGGTTGGATTAACTTCCTCATAGGGGTCAAGAGGGCTTTCTGACCAAATGGCAGGTCCCTTTGAGAAGCCCATAGGAATTGCTTCTGCATTAAACTTCAGTCTGTTGGTTGCTTTTTGGGAAGCCTGACCTGTTTTTCCCTTGTGAAGCTGAACATGGAGTCAAGCATGGATCCAGCTGTCCCAACGTTGAATGCCCACATCATCTCCTTAAGGGTCTCACACAGGGGCAGCTTTCTCAGCCCTTCCAGGTGAGATCCTTATAACTGCAGCTGCAGGTTCCCTTAGAGAGAGAACCTTCTGATGACCACCCTCCTTCCTCATTCCAAGAGTTCCCACCTTGAGCAGACATAtgcaaatggaaaaaagagattgtgttcttttctctccccGTCCCTCACACAGACAAATCTTTGCTTATCTCTGAAAATAAGGTTTGACTG from Tiliqua scincoides isolate rTilSci1 chromosome 14, rTilSci1.hap2, whole genome shotgun sequence includes the following:
- the RILPL2 gene encoding RILP-like protein 2; this translates as MQAEQTQEEEEEEEEGSCKPDSVFGKDPFQLTAEDVYDISYILGRELHQISSQPPMEVSSGVTRLQFKIVSVLEMLEALVNESNLAVEALKMERDSLKRELEELRKQGAGGRAEEVNLGPNKMIIDLTDANRPRFTLQELREVLQERNQLKAQLLVAQEELQCYKSGLISQKPDLVESMQKELSVGSASGSRTGREEKTTIRRLFAFKKPR
- the SNRNP35 gene encoding U11/U12 small nuclear ribonucleoprotein 35 kDa protein; protein product: MNEWAPIAKDYDPLKAGSIDGTDEEPHDRAVWRAMVARYVPNRGVSGDPHLTLFVARLNLQTTEDKLKEVFSRYGEIRKMRLVRDLVTGFSKGYAFIEYKEERALLKAHRDANKLVIDQREVFVDFELERTLKGWIPRRLGGGFGGKKESGQLRFGGRDRPFRKPILPAMKSDFYGDGPAEKRERTWSREGARDWKSRDRDHERSREPRRSERERFRGWGESERDREWHSREERGRGREGRDKEREDWSRDRYSKKQRDEDRH